One genomic window of Polyangium aurulentum includes the following:
- a CDS encoding DUF2330 domain-containing protein, whose amino-acid sequence MRLGFLASVLASALLASLTLAGDAEACGACLVPASDNTVVTGHRMALSISTKQTVLWDQIQYDGAPENFAWVLPVKPGAVIEVSSDAWFETLDAATTAQVFAPPINCGSGGVSSPGCGAQFDAAGEFGGTGGLGPQVQVVHRGTVGPYETVTLSTETPGVLNDWLDKAGYEIDPASQPVVDAYVKEGFDFIALKLQPNKDVSEMKPVRVVQPGASPALPLRMVAIGTGANVAITLFVIGEGRWEAKNFTNAVTPIDLLAWDFKDQSSNYGTLRQKALEQNGGATWLTAFAQPGALLSPLQAPFTGGTRNYSASGNFGDFVDTIAAAYVQRGVANDEETITECTAVFPQIAQSSQAVVDPCPPGKPSDDPSCGAVGASEIDARSLACGLLDDVGVALTGMHPKDVWVTRLEANLPRAALATDLVVQAAASQETVDNLMQARSGKNTEELCGSQAAVLPEGDSRRGGRGPLAVGLGLAAAGLAAAVRRLRLRASARA is encoded by the coding sequence ATGAGACTTGGCTTCCTCGCATCCGTGCTCGCTTCTGCCCTGCTCGCGTCGCTCACCCTCGCGGGCGACGCAGAGGCTTGCGGCGCGTGTCTCGTTCCCGCGAGCGACAACACCGTCGTCACCGGGCACCGGATGGCGCTCTCGATCTCGACGAAGCAGACCGTGCTCTGGGATCAGATCCAGTACGACGGCGCTCCCGAGAACTTCGCGTGGGTCCTGCCGGTGAAGCCCGGCGCGGTGATCGAGGTGTCGTCCGACGCGTGGTTCGAGACGCTCGACGCGGCGACCACGGCGCAGGTCTTCGCCCCGCCCATCAACTGCGGCAGCGGCGGCGTCTCGAGCCCCGGGTGCGGCGCCCAGTTCGACGCGGCGGGCGAGTTCGGCGGAACGGGCGGGCTCGGTCCTCAGGTCCAGGTCGTCCACCGCGGCACGGTGGGCCCCTACGAGACCGTCACGCTGAGCACCGAGACGCCCGGCGTGCTCAACGACTGGCTCGACAAGGCCGGCTACGAGATCGACCCGGCGTCGCAGCCCGTGGTCGACGCGTACGTGAAGGAGGGCTTCGACTTCATCGCGCTGAAGCTCCAGCCGAACAAGGACGTGAGCGAGATGAAGCCCGTGCGCGTGGTGCAGCCTGGCGCGAGCCCCGCGCTGCCGCTGCGCATGGTGGCGATCGGCACGGGCGCGAACGTGGCCATCACGCTCTTCGTGATCGGCGAGGGCCGCTGGGAGGCGAAGAACTTCACGAACGCCGTGACCCCGATCGATCTGCTCGCGTGGGATTTCAAGGACCAGAGCTCGAACTACGGCACGCTGCGGCAGAAGGCGCTCGAGCAGAACGGCGGGGCCACGTGGCTCACGGCGTTCGCGCAGCCGGGCGCGCTGCTCTCGCCGCTCCAGGCGCCCTTCACGGGCGGGACGCGCAACTACAGCGCGAGCGGCAACTTCGGCGACTTCGTCGACACCATCGCGGCCGCTTACGTGCAGCGCGGCGTGGCGAACGACGAGGAGACCATCACCGAGTGCACCGCGGTCTTCCCGCAGATCGCGCAGAGCAGCCAGGCGGTCGTCGACCCGTGCCCGCCCGGCAAGCCCTCGGACGATCCGTCGTGCGGCGCGGTGGGCGCAAGCGAGATCGACGCGCGCAGCCTCGCGTGTGGCCTGCTCGACGACGTCGGCGTGGCGCTGACGGGCATGCACCCGAAGGACGTGTGGGTGACGCGGCTCGAGGCGAACCTGCCGCGCGCCGCGCTGGCGACCGACCTCGTCGTGCAGGCCGCGGCATCGCAGGAGACGGTGGACAACCTGATGCAGGCGCGCAGCGGCAAGAACACCGAAGAGCTGTGCGGCTCGCAGGCGGCCGTGCTCCCCGAGGGCGATTCGCGCCGCGGCGGTCGCGGTCCGCTCGCGGTGGGCCTCGGCCTGGCCGCGGCGGGGCTCGCAGCGGCCGTGCGCCGCCTGCGGTTGCGCGCCTCCGCGCGGGCCTGA
- a CDS encoding prohibitin family protein, whose amino-acid sequence MATVKPFSTPPSSNFIKRIAVAVVLLIVFSIVLSSCVTRVDAGHVGIKVKLAGSERGVDQSPTVQGWVFFNPLTEQIVLFPTSVQNIVWTRDEHESGARDASITFSSQEGVNINADIGLSFHIEPTLAPKLYARFRKSDLMDLANGYVRNTMRESFNMAASQMPVQEIYGSGKGKLVENVSKRMADQLGKDGFVIDQLTINGALRLPENVANAINRAMEATQQAIQAENRVRQVKAEAEQAITLAEGQAKAARARAQGEADAKLITAKAEARSNLILKYSMTPSVLQYRALERWNGRLPVMNGGGAMPMLTFDASKLGKGGDDDEKKLLELLGQEEEREAAEKKNAEKGEKVDAPKGDAPAAPPAPAPAAPPAPAPAPAKP is encoded by the coding sequence ATGGCTACCGTCAAGCCCTTCAGCACTCCACCTTCGAGCAACTTCATCAAGCGGATCGCCGTCGCGGTCGTCCTGCTCATCGTCTTCTCGATCGTCCTGTCCTCGTGCGTCACGCGCGTGGACGCGGGTCACGTGGGCATCAAGGTCAAGCTCGCGGGCAGCGAGCGCGGCGTCGACCAGAGCCCCACGGTGCAGGGCTGGGTGTTCTTCAACCCGCTGACGGAGCAGATCGTCCTGTTCCCGACGAGCGTGCAGAACATCGTGTGGACGCGCGACGAGCACGAGAGCGGCGCGCGCGACGCCTCGATCACGTTCTCGTCACAGGAGGGCGTGAACATCAACGCCGACATCGGTTTGTCGTTCCACATCGAGCCCACGCTCGCGCCGAAGCTCTACGCGCGGTTCCGCAAGTCGGACCTGATGGACCTCGCGAACGGCTACGTGCGCAACACGATGCGCGAGAGCTTCAACATGGCGGCGTCGCAGATGCCGGTGCAGGAGATCTACGGCTCTGGCAAGGGCAAGCTGGTCGAGAACGTGTCGAAGCGCATGGCCGATCAGCTCGGCAAGGACGGGTTCGTCATCGACCAGCTCACCATCAACGGCGCGCTGCGGCTGCCGGAGAACGTGGCCAACGCGATCAACCGCGCCATGGAGGCGACGCAGCAGGCGATCCAGGCGGAGAACCGCGTCCGTCAGGTGAAGGCCGAGGCGGAGCAGGCGATCACGCTGGCCGAGGGTCAGGCGAAGGCGGCGCGCGCGCGTGCGCAGGGCGAGGCCGACGCGAAGCTCATCACGGCGAAGGCGGAGGCGCGGTCGAACCTGATCCTCAAGTACTCGATGACGCCGTCGGTGCTGCAGTACCGCGCGCTCGAGCGGTGGAACGGCAGGCTGCCGGTGATGAACGGCGGGGGCGCGATGCCGATGCTGACGTTCGACGCCTCGAAGCTCGGCAAGGGCGGCGACGACGACGAGAAGAAGCTGCTCGAGCTGCTCGGGCAGGAAGAGGAGCGCGAGGCGGCCGAGAAGAAGAACGCCGAGAAGGGCGAGAAGGTCGACGCGCCGAAGGGCGACGCGCCTGCGGCACCGCCGGCTCCGGCTCCTGCGGCGCCGCCGGCTCCGGCTCCGGCGCCTGCGAAGCCGTGA
- a CDS encoding peptidylprolyl isomerase, protein MRAPHRLLLSGLLLAAASLGPRPAEAIVVERIVAVVGDRPILMSELRARARPFLIQIQQRVRPGAEQAAAESQVFKDMLQKMIDEELEAQAAEKASITVTPDEVDNALRNIAASQNITVAELFRAARQSAGLTDQEYRDEMRRQILEGKMLQLRVRGRVRITEEDLKTTYERTLREEKKRREYHPAWVVLQLTPGASPEAVEERKRLAQEIAARAQRGEDFGELAKSYSDDTATRESGGDLGIRAPQGSPQAVPQGQRPVLAPEFENAVMALEPGQISAPIQVNRAIVVLKLISRQPSRYTSYEAAKPEMMQILQTDILGKAKRKWLDEMKKRTHLDVRL, encoded by the coding sequence ATGCGCGCGCCTCACCGCCTCCTGTTGTCCGGACTCCTCCTCGCCGCCGCCTCGCTCGGCCCACGCCCTGCCGAGGCGATCGTGGTCGAGCGCATCGTGGCCGTGGTGGGCGACCGTCCGATCCTGATGTCCGAGCTGCGCGCTCGCGCTCGCCCGTTCCTGATCCAGATCCAGCAGAGGGTGCGTCCTGGCGCCGAGCAAGCCGCGGCCGAGTCGCAGGTCTTCAAGGACATGCTCCAGAAGATGATCGACGAGGAGCTGGAGGCGCAGGCGGCCGAGAAGGCGAGCATCACGGTGACGCCCGACGAGGTGGACAACGCCCTGCGCAACATCGCGGCCTCGCAGAACATCACGGTGGCCGAGCTGTTCCGCGCGGCGCGCCAGTCGGCGGGGCTGACGGATCAGGAGTACCGCGACGAGATGCGGCGGCAGATCCTCGAGGGCAAGATGCTGCAGCTCCGCGTGAGGGGCCGCGTGCGCATCACCGAGGAGGATCTCAAGACGACGTACGAGCGCACGCTCCGCGAGGAGAAGAAGCGCCGCGAGTACCACCCGGCGTGGGTCGTCCTGCAGCTCACGCCAGGCGCGAGCCCGGAGGCGGTGGAAGAGCGCAAGCGGCTCGCGCAGGAGATCGCGGCGCGGGCGCAGCGGGGCGAGGATTTCGGCGAGCTTGCGAAGTCGTACTCGGACGACACGGCCACGCGCGAGAGCGGCGGCGACCTCGGGATCCGGGCGCCGCAGGGCTCACCGCAGGCGGTGCCGCAGGGGCAGCGGCCGGTGCTCGCGCCGGAGTTCGAGAACGCGGTGATGGCGCTCGAGCCGGGGCAGATCTCGGCGCCGATCCAGGTGAACCGCGCGATCGTGGTGCTGAAGCTCATCAGCCGGCAGCCGTCGCGCTACACGAGCTACGAGGCCGCCAAGCCCGAGATGATGCAGATCCTGCAGACGGACATCCTCGGCAAGGCCAAGCGCAAGTGGCTCGACGAGATGAAGAAGCGGACGCACCTGGATGTGAGGCTGTAG
- the icd gene encoding NADP-dependent isocitrate dehydrogenase has product MREFPQPTAGEAITMSSSGQLQVPDHPILPFIEGDGTGPDIWRASQRVLDAAVEKAYGGKKKIAWYEVYAGEKAYNTFGEWLPEGTVEAYRKYLVGIKGPLTTPIGKGIRSLNVALRQMLDLYVCLRPVRWYKGVPSPVRDPGAVDMVIFRENTEDIYAGIEWEAESAEVKKVLAFLQNEMKVKKIRFPETSGIGIKPVSREGTERLVRAAIDYALRYNRKSVTLVHKGNIMKFTEGAFKNWGYSLAQREFRDRIVTERETWILGNKEKNANLTVEANAREIEPGYDMAPPEMQAEFRAEVEEALKLWDTHGDGKWKKMLKIRDSIADITLQQVLTRPKDFDVIATLNLNGDYLSDALAAQIGGIGIAPGGNINYATGHAVFEATHGTAPKYANLDKVNPGSVILSGEMMLRHLGWTEAADLINKGMDGAIGAKTVTYDFARLMEGAKEIKCSEFGGEIIKHMG; this is encoded by the coding sequence ATGCGCGAGTTCCCTCAGCCCACTGCGGGCGAAGCGATCACCATGTCTTCCTCCGGCCAGCTTCAAGTGCCGGATCATCCCATTCTCCCGTTCATCGAAGGTGACGGGACCGGCCCCGACATCTGGCGGGCGAGCCAGCGGGTCCTCGATGCGGCCGTCGAGAAGGCCTACGGCGGCAAGAAGAAGATCGCCTGGTACGAGGTCTACGCGGGCGAGAAGGCGTACAACACCTTCGGCGAGTGGCTCCCCGAGGGCACCGTCGAGGCGTACCGGAAGTACCTCGTCGGCATCAAGGGCCCGCTCACCACGCCGATCGGCAAGGGCATCCGCTCGCTCAACGTGGCGCTGCGTCAGATGCTCGACCTCTACGTCTGCCTGCGCCCGGTGCGCTGGTACAAGGGCGTGCCCTCGCCGGTGCGCGATCCGGGCGCGGTCGACATGGTCATCTTCCGCGAGAACACCGAGGACATCTACGCCGGCATCGAGTGGGAGGCCGAGAGCGCCGAGGTGAAGAAGGTCCTCGCGTTCCTCCAGAACGAGATGAAGGTGAAGAAGATCCGCTTCCCCGAGACGAGCGGCATCGGCATCAAGCCGGTGAGCCGCGAGGGGACGGAGCGCCTCGTGCGCGCGGCGATCGACTACGCCCTGCGGTACAACCGCAAGAGCGTCACGCTCGTGCACAAGGGCAACATCATGAAGTTCACCGAGGGCGCCTTCAAGAACTGGGGCTACTCCCTCGCCCAGCGCGAGTTCCGCGACCGGATCGTCACCGAGCGCGAGACGTGGATCCTCGGCAACAAGGAGAAGAACGCGAACCTCACGGTCGAGGCGAACGCGCGCGAGATCGAGCCGGGCTACGACATGGCCCCGCCCGAGATGCAGGCCGAGTTCCGCGCCGAGGTCGAGGAAGCCCTCAAGCTGTGGGACACGCACGGCGACGGCAAGTGGAAGAAGATGCTGAAGATCCGTGACTCGATCGCGGACATCACGCTCCAGCAGGTGCTCACGCGGCCGAAGGACTTCGACGTCATCGCGACGCTGAACCTCAACGGCGACTACCTGTCGGACGCGCTCGCGGCGCAGATCGGCGGCATCGGCATCGCGCCCGGCGGCAACATCAACTACGCCACGGGCCACGCGGTGTTCGAGGCGACGCACGGCACGGCGCCCAAGTACGCGAACCTCGACAAGGTCAACCCCGGCTCGGTCATCCTCTCGGGCGAGATGATGCTCCGGCACCTCGGGTGGACCGAGGCGGCGGACCTCATCAACAAGGGCATGGACGGCGCGATCGGCGCCAAGACCGTGACCTACGACTTCGCGCGGCTCATGGAGGGCGCGAAGGAGATCAAGTGCTCCGAGTTCGGAGGCGAGATCATCAAGCACATGGGCTGA
- the mdh gene encoding malate dehydrogenase: MSTRKKIALIGAGNIGGELAALCARKELGDVILFDIPQKADFARGKALDLEQNGSVLGYDAAIKGTSDWADCAGADVVIITAGIPRKPGQSRDDLVATNVPIIRNVADGLKSACPDAFVIVISNPLDAMVYELKRRTGFPRERVVGMAGVLDSARFQLFLSREANVSVKDVRAMVLGGHGDDMVPILSATTINGVPASLLIPKDKLDAIIARTRVGGGEIVKLMGTSAYYAPASAAVAMAESYLLDQKRLLPAAVYLDGEYGYKDLYMGVPVIIGGRGVEKIIELNLTDDEKAMLAKSAKSVQGITDVVKATPA; this comes from the coding sequence ATGAGCACCCGAAAGAAGATCGCACTCATCGGAGCCGGCAACATCGGCGGCGAGCTCGCGGCGCTTTGCGCGCGCAAGGAGCTCGGCGACGTCATCCTCTTCGACATCCCCCAGAAGGCGGACTTCGCGCGCGGCAAGGCGCTCGATCTCGAGCAGAACGGCAGCGTCCTCGGCTACGACGCGGCCATCAAGGGCACGAGCGACTGGGCCGATTGCGCCGGCGCGGACGTCGTCATCATCACGGCGGGCATCCCGCGCAAGCCGGGCCAGAGCCGCGACGATCTGGTCGCGACGAACGTGCCCATCATCCGCAACGTCGCCGACGGCCTGAAGTCGGCTTGCCCCGACGCGTTCGTCATCGTCATCTCGAACCCGCTCGACGCGATGGTGTACGAGCTCAAGCGCCGCACGGGCTTCCCGCGCGAGCGCGTGGTCGGCATGGCGGGCGTCCTCGACAGCGCGCGCTTCCAGCTCTTCCTCTCGCGCGAGGCGAACGTGAGCGTGAAGGACGTGCGCGCGATGGTGCTCGGCGGCCACGGCGACGACATGGTGCCCATCCTCTCGGCGACCACGATCAACGGCGTCCCCGCCTCGCTGCTCATCCCCAAGGACAAGCTCGACGCGATCATCGCCCGCACCCGCGTGGGCGGCGGCGAGATCGTCAAGCTGATGGGCACGAGCGCCTACTACGCGCCCGCGTCCGCCGCCGTGGCGATGGCCGAGTCGTACCTGCTCGACCAGAAGCGCCTGCTGCCCGCCGCCGTCTACCTCGACGGCGAGTACGGCTACAAGGACCTGTACATGGGCGTGCCCGTGATCATCGGCGGCCGCGGCGTCGAGAAGATCATCGAGCTGAACCTGACCGACGACGAGAAGGCGATGCTCGCGAAGAGCGCGAAGAGCGTGCAGGGCATCACCGACGTCGTGAAGGCGACGCCGGCCTGA
- a CDS encoding phosphoribosylaminoimidazolesuccinocarboxamide synthase — MDPEALRAALRTTLEATHLGALGKKYEGKVRDNYSTEDGRRFIVTTDRISAFDRVLGTLPLKGQVLNLLAAHWFEATRDIAPNHMLSLPDPNVLLARECEPLPVEMVVRAHVTGVTSTSIWTHYARGERVFCGHRLPDGLRKNERLPAPILTPSTKAAKGGHDVSASREEIIASGVVSERDFDAAAEIAMRLFAFGQKRCEERGLILVDTKYELGKTPSGEIIVIDEIHTPDSSRFWFASTYAERFARGEEPESFDKEYVRRWLAGVGFTGDGPIPPIPDDVRVEAARRYIEAFETITGAAFVPDLEDPATRIPRRLGLSAPQEQTR; from the coding sequence ATGGACCCCGAGGCCCTCCGGGCCGCGCTCCGCACCACCCTCGAGGCCACGCACTTAGGCGCCCTCGGCAAGAAGTACGAGGGCAAGGTGCGCGACAACTACAGCACCGAGGACGGCCGCCGGTTCATCGTCACGACGGATCGGATCAGCGCCTTCGACCGCGTCCTCGGCACCCTGCCCCTGAAGGGCCAGGTCCTGAACCTGCTCGCCGCCCACTGGTTCGAGGCCACCCGGGACATCGCCCCGAACCACATGCTCTCGCTGCCGGACCCGAACGTCCTGCTTGCCCGCGAGTGCGAGCCCTTGCCCGTCGAGATGGTCGTGCGCGCGCACGTCACGGGCGTGACGTCCACGAGCATCTGGACGCACTACGCCCGCGGCGAGCGCGTCTTCTGCGGCCACCGGCTGCCCGACGGGCTGCGCAAGAACGAGCGGCTGCCCGCGCCGATCCTGACCCCGAGCACCAAGGCGGCCAAGGGCGGGCACGACGTGTCGGCCTCGCGCGAGGAGATCATCGCCTCGGGCGTCGTGAGCGAGCGCGACTTCGACGCCGCGGCCGAGATCGCGATGCGCCTGTTCGCCTTCGGGCAGAAGCGCTGCGAGGAGCGAGGGCTCATCCTCGTCGACACCAAGTACGAGCTCGGCAAGACGCCCTCGGGCGAGATCATCGTGATCGACGAGATCCACACGCCCGACTCCTCGCGCTTCTGGTTCGCCTCGACGTACGCCGAGCGCTTCGCGCGGGGCGAGGAGCCGGAGTCGTTCGACAAGGAGTACGTGCGCCGCTGGCTCGCCGGCGTGGGCTTCACGGGCGACGGCCCGATCCCGCCGATCCCCGACGACGTCCGCGTCGAGGCCGCGCGCCGCTACATCGAGGCCTTCGAGACCATCACCGGCGCGGCGTTCGTCCCCGATCTCGAGGATCCCGCCACGCGCATCCCCCGCCGTCTGGGCCTCTCGGCCCCCCAGGAGCAGACGCGATGA
- the purS gene encoding phosphoribosylformylglycinamidine synthase subunit PurS gives MKATVFVRLKREVLDPQGDAVRRALGTLGFAGVKDVRIGKLIEIELDPATAAAPDLEARLKKMADEMLANTVIEDYEVKLER, from the coding sequence ATGAAGGCGACCGTGTTCGTTCGGTTGAAGAGAGAGGTCCTCGATCCGCAGGGCGACGCCGTGCGCCGCGCGCTGGGCACGCTCGGGTTTGCCGGCGTGAAGGACGTGCGGATCGGCAAGCTCATCGAGATCGAGCTCGACCCCGCCACGGCCGCCGCGCCCGACCTCGAGGCGCGCCTGAAGAAGATGGCCGACGAGATGCTCGCGAACACGGTGATCGAGGACTACGAGGTCAAGCTCGAGCGCTAG
- a CDS encoding MFS transporter, which produces MPAATPAALSRGKAWALALVATLTMAVSYVDRQVLASVGASVTKEFALSETQWGSLVSAFSMAYLVGSPFAGWLIDRIGARRGLVGAVLVWSIVAASHALMPSFGVLFAMRLALGLTESPSFPGAAQTVQRALPPADRARGFGVLFTGSSIGAMIAPLLAAPIAARWGFRSAFLGVAIVGLLWVPIWLALAWAKPAREVLDRGVASSGPRPPLLSIVTHPAVLRGVLPILASAPAIGFLLNWGAKYLDAVHHLDLDHSKKYLVLVPLFFDLGSLGFGHVASVRARGGKRGSGPDRLVFAVAAVFMLALAGVPFARTPLQAMLLAGIGGAGGAGLFALSTADMLARVPPEAVGTASSVGACAQSIAYIVASPLLGKLLDVSGGYTLPFLALAAWILPGCVAWIVWSPPPPHAREASA; this is translated from the coding sequence GTGCCCGCCGCGACTCCCGCCGCGCTCTCCCGCGGCAAAGCCTGGGCCCTCGCGCTCGTCGCGACCCTGACCATGGCCGTGAGCTACGTCGATCGGCAGGTGCTCGCCTCGGTCGGCGCCAGCGTGACCAAGGAGTTTGCCCTCTCGGAGACGCAGTGGGGCTCTCTCGTCTCCGCGTTCTCGATGGCGTACCTCGTGGGCTCTCCGTTCGCCGGCTGGCTCATCGATCGGATCGGCGCGCGGCGAGGGCTCGTCGGCGCGGTCCTCGTCTGGTCGATCGTCGCGGCCTCCCACGCGCTCATGCCGAGCTTCGGCGTGCTCTTCGCGATGCGCCTCGCGCTCGGGCTGACCGAGTCGCCCTCGTTCCCGGGCGCGGCGCAGACGGTGCAGCGCGCGCTACCGCCGGCCGATCGCGCGCGCGGCTTCGGCGTGCTCTTCACCGGCAGCTCCATCGGGGCCATGATCGCGCCGCTGCTCGCGGCTCCCATCGCCGCGCGCTGGGGCTTTCGCTCCGCGTTCCTCGGGGTCGCGATCGTGGGGCTTCTGTGGGTGCCCATCTGGCTCGCGCTCGCATGGGCGAAGCCCGCGCGCGAGGTGCTCGACCGCGGCGTCGCCTCTTCCGGACCTCGCCCGCCCCTGCTCTCCATCGTGACGCACCCGGCCGTCCTGCGCGGCGTGCTCCCGATCCTCGCCTCGGCGCCGGCGATCGGGTTCTTGCTCAACTGGGGAGCGAAGTACCTCGACGCGGTCCACCACCTCGACCTCGATCACTCAAAGAAATACCTCGTGCTCGTGCCGCTCTTCTTCGACCTCGGCTCGCTCGGCTTCGGGCACGTCGCGAGCGTGCGCGCGCGCGGGGGCAAGCGCGGGAGCGGGCCCGATCGCCTGGTCTTCGCGGTGGCCGCCGTGTTCATGCTGGCGCTCGCGGGCGTGCCCTTCGCGCGTACGCCGCTCCAGGCGATGCTGCTCGCGGGCATCGGGGGAGCAGGTGGCGCCGGCCTGTTCGCGCTCTCCACGGCGGACATGCTCGCGCGCGTGCCGCCCGAGGCCGTGGGCACCGCGAGCAGCGTGGGCGCGTGCGCGCAGTCGATCGCTTACATCGTCGCGAGCCCGCTCCTGGGCAAGCTCCTCGACGTGTCCGGCGGCTACACGCTGCCGTTCCTCGCGCTCGCTGCGTGGATTCTGCCGGGCTGCGTCGCGTGGATCGTCTGGAGTCCGCCGCCGCCGCACGCGAGAGAAGCGTCTGCCTAG
- a CDS encoding ROK family protein, translated as MAAPLLLGIDLGGTKIEAVALDGSAGGEEAIVLRRRVPTPRDGGYEAILAGVAELSREVAAEVGVDLRTAPLGVGMPGGITRAGLVKNSNTTCLNGRPFRTDLEALLGRSIAFDNDANCFTLAEARLGAASAHAGGVVFGVIMGTGVGGGIAVRGEVWPGAQGIAGEWGHHAVFPDRGPLCYCGGRGCLELFASGTAVEADYAERAGERRKLAEIAERRGSDPHADAAIARLLEAFGRGLANVIDILDPSAVVLGGGLSNLDFLYSEGRDRVASLVFNDELVTPILPNRLGDSAGVIGAALLALAR; from the coding sequence ATGGCAGCCCCGCTCCTCCTCGGGATCGATCTCGGCGGCACCAAGATCGAGGCCGTCGCTCTCGACGGCTCGGCGGGCGGGGAGGAGGCGATCGTGCTGCGCCGCCGCGTCCCCACGCCGCGGGACGGGGGCTACGAGGCCATCCTCGCGGGCGTGGCCGAGCTTTCGCGCGAGGTCGCGGCCGAGGTCGGCGTCGACCTCCGCACGGCGCCGCTCGGCGTGGGCATGCCGGGCGGGATCACGCGCGCGGGGCTCGTGAAGAACTCGAACACCACGTGCCTGAACGGTCGTCCTTTCCGCACCGATCTCGAGGCGCTCCTCGGCCGCTCCATCGCCTTCGACAACGACGCCAACTGCTTCACGCTCGCCGAGGCGCGGCTCGGGGCGGCCTCTGCGCACGCGGGCGGCGTCGTCTTCGGCGTGATCATGGGCACGGGCGTGGGCGGCGGGATCGCTGTGCGCGGCGAGGTCTGGCCCGGCGCGCAGGGCATCGCGGGCGAGTGGGGGCATCACGCGGTGTTCCCCGATCGCGGGCCCCTCTGTTACTGCGGTGGGCGCGGCTGCCTCGAGCTGTTCGCGAGCGGCACGGCCGTGGAGGCCGACTACGCAGAGCGCGCGGGCGAGCGGCGCAAGCTCGCCGAGATCGCGGAGCGGCGAGGATCGGATCCGCACGCCGACGCCGCGATCGCGCGCCTGCTCGAGGCCTTCGGCCGCGGGCTCGCCAACGTGATCGACATCCTCGACCCGAGCGCCGTCGTGCTCGGCGGGGGCCTCTCGAACCTCGATTTTCTCTACAGCGAGGGCCGTGATCGCGTCGCGTCGCTCGTCTTCAACGACGAGCTGGTCACGCCGATCCTGCCGAACAGGCTCGGCGACTCGGCGGGCGTGATCGGCGCGGCGCTGCTCGCCCTAGCCCGCTGA